From the genome of Papaver somniferum cultivar HN1 chromosome 2, ASM357369v1, whole genome shotgun sequence, one region includes:
- the LOC113347872 gene encoding GATA transcription factor 21-like, translated as MTPIYSNSTLSPFPTTVESSTITDHDHSDHGDLDQVIQQHHHHYHQHLLFSSTSPTSSSSLTSFPTIFFNNPIQDHVGNFGRDHEDHQLEVMNKYVLHGGSSSNDHQPHQFFPSHDDSSHPTLESTTTSTTMVDHQETNNYGSGLKLSIYEQEEEEVVDEEEEDNKDHDDNDYKHIEIGSSVKWMSSKMRLMKKMMNKPNKFDQSSAYSPPSNKDNNNNTVRVCADCNTTKTPLWRSGPRGPKSLCNACGIRQRKARRAMAAAAAAAAATNDGKVVVVATDRKETISSSAPKNNKIKNSSTATVTTAIPAVTTTTESGCTNNSMMPYKKRCKIVGPSSNYDNNNNNNNSSRKKLCFEDFTISLMSNSSLDHQQVFPQDEKEAAILLMALSYGLVHG; from the exons ATGACTCCAATTTACTCCAATTCAACACTCTCTCCTTTTCCTACTACTGTTGAGAGCAGTACTATTACTGATCATGATCATAGTGATCATGGTGATCTTGACCAAGTAATTCAGCAGCATCACCACCATTATCATCAGCACTTGCTCTTTAGTTCAACAtcaccaacttcttcttcttcactcacaTCCTTTCCTACAATTTTCTTTAATAACCCAATTCAAGATCATGTAGGGAATTTTGGTAGAGATCATGAAGATCATCAACTTGAG GTTATGAACAAGTATGTATTGCATGGTGGATCGTCCTCAAATGATCATCAGCCCCATCAATTCTTTCCATCTCATGATGATTCATCACATCCAACTCTGGAAAGCACTACTACTTCCACTACTATGGTTGATCACCAAGAAACTAATAACTATGGTAGTGGTCTTAAATTATCCATttatgaacaagaagaagaagaagtagttgatgaagaagaagaggataacAAGGATCATGATGATAACGACTACAAACATATCGAGATCGGATCATCTGTTAAGTGGATGTCTTCTAAAATGAGGctaatgaagaaaatgatgaacaaacctaataagtttgATCAGTCATCAGCTTATTCTCCACCTTCTAACaaagacaacaacaacaataccGTTAGGGTCTGTGCTGATTGTAACACAACAAAAACTCCTCTCTGGAGAAGTGGACCAAGAGGTCCCAAG TCACTATGCAACGCTTGCGGAATTCGGCAAAGAAAAGCAAGGCGAGCAATGGCAGCTGCAGCAGCCGCAGCAGCTGCAACAAATGATGGTAAGGTAGTTGTTGTTGCAACTGATCGCAAAGAAACGATCTCGTCATCTGCTCCGAAGAATAATAAGATCAAGAACTCGTCGACGGCCACTGTGACGACAGCAATACCAGCAGTAACTACGACAACTGAAAGCGGATGCACAAATAATAGCATGATGCCATACAAGAAAAGGTGCAAAATTGTTGGACCAAGTAGTAACtacgataataataataataataataatagtagtaGGAAGAAGTTATGCTTTGAGGATTTCACAATAAGTTTGATGAGCAATTCATCTCTTGATCATCAACAAGTTTTCCCACAAGATGAAAAGGAAGCTGCAATTCTACTAATGGCACTCTCTTATGGTCTTGTTCATGGTTGA